agtactaccactATAAATATGAGAAATATGTTGTACTACTGCAGTACTACTACTATAAATGTGAGTAATATCttgtactactacagtactaccactATAAATGTGAGTAATATCttgtactactacagtactaccactATAAATGTGAGTAATATCttgtactactacagtactaccactATAAATGTGAGCAATATATTGTActgctacagtactactactataaATGTGAGTAATATCTTgtactactacattactactacTATAAATGTGAGTAATATCttgtactactacagtactacgaCTATAAATGTGAGCAATATAttgtactactacagtactactactataaATGTAAGTAATATCttgtactactacagtactactactataaATGTGAGCAAAATAttgtactactacagtactaccactATAAATGTGAGTAATATCttgtactactacagtactactactataaATGTGAGACATATGTCATACTACTGCAGTACAACAGAAACTTCCATTTAAGTTGAATTTGACATGAATGCATGACGAAGTACAATTTTTTACTTCAATGTAAGTTAGGATTTACTCCTCTTACTGCTACAGTACAACTACTAGTATATGTATTACTACTgctatgaggagagagagaaaggtagagggagGGCAGAGGAAGGGTCATGGTTATTTCCTCTGAGCAGCAGATGGGGTCAGACTTGGCTCttcttatcctctctctctctctgtgtgtgtgtgtgtgtgtgtgtgtgtggtgtgtggtgtgtggtgtgtgtgtgtgtgtgtgtgtccctttcAACCCCATGGACACCAGATGTAGTGGGATCACCCAGGTCTAACCTGAACCCCATTCACAGTGGTGTAACCGACATAAACTATCTCCATCTcattttctttccctccctctttctctctgtcagcgTCTCCTCATCCCAACCATGTAGGGAGGCCGTGTCTGAGGCTGAAGGTGTATGTCAGACCCCCAGGTAAGTCACGctctaactacacacacacacatacagagagaagacaggacagTAGAAAGCAGATAGAAATCCTCTCCTTTAAGTTCTTAATAGAGACATGACTTCTCTCCTTTAAATGTAGTTCCTAATAGAGATGACTCCTCTTTCAATGTAGTTCCTAATAGAGACATGactcctctcctttaaatgtAGTTCCTAATAGAGACATGactcctctcctttaaatgtAGTTCCTAATAGAGACATGactcctctcctttaaatgtAGTTCCTAATAGAGACATGactcctctcctttaaatgtAGTTCCTAATAGACATGactcctctcctttaaatgtAGTTCCTAATAGAGACATGactcctctcctttaaatgtAGTTCCTAATAGACATGactcctctcctttaaatgtAGTTCCTAATAGAGACATGactcctctcctttaaatgtAGTTCCTAATAGAGACATGactcctctcctttaaatgtAGTTCCTAATAGAGACATGactcctctcctttaaatgtAGTTCCTAATAGAGACatgactcctctcctctgtaaTTACCAGTTTTTTCTGACTCTGACATAGAAACCTCTTCTTCTAAAGACTTTCTACAATtatcactttgtgtgtgtgtgtgtgtgtgtgtgtgtgtgtgtgtgtgtgtgtgtgtgtgtgtgtgtgtgtgtgtgtgtgtgtgtgtgtgtgtgtgtgtgtgtgtgtgtgtgtgtgtgtgtgtgtgtgtgtgtgtgtgtaactgtattAAACTGTAATTAGTTTGCTTAAACCCCCTGCTGAGGTCTTGGCGAcatttgtctcctctctctctttctcctcttacactctttctctcattctctttctctctcgctgtatctGGAACTCCCAACACTTTCTTATTATTATTCCTGTTATTTTCTGTCTATTTTAGTAATTTTCTCTCCATTCTGTTCTCTCTCCAATCAGTTGGTTCTTTAGATTTCTTTCACTCTACTTTCAAATGCTTCTATCATTTTCTCTCCGCTTGCAGATGGTTCtagccttctctttctctctgttctattctgtcccATCTCTCCTTTCAGATCGTTCTGGCCTTCTCGttctctctgttctattctgtcctATCTCTCCTTTCAGATGTTTTCTGTCCTCTGTTCtgtcattttctttctctctgtctgttcagacTTCACTGTTTTCGCTCTCTGTTGAGTCATGctgtcattctctctgtctgttccagGCAGTTCAGGGTTTGACTCTCCAGAGCCCTTTCTGACTGATGGAGCTGCTGCAGACTGGAGCCCAGAGTCCCTGCTAGCCCCAGCCCTAATACCCAGCCTGGCCTCACTGCTACTGGGCTTCCTTTCATCGCTGTGACCCACCCTCCACTGGAGCAAGACCTAGACCAGAGTCTTTGCTGGAAGACTGCCTGTaggactgcctggctggctgtccCTCAAATTCCCACACACTCAGGGAGAAACTCTCTGTCCTGGATTAAAAACCACTGTGGGACCCCAGGACAAGCATTTACAGCCCCTGGGCTAATTCATGGATGAAGAGCCCCTagtctaaacttaaccctaaccccccctggGGTGTCTGAAGGGACATGGATGGGGGGTGGTGGTAGTTGGCTGGACACGCATGCATGACCACTGTGAATCTGGACTGAACTGACTAAACTGatggtgttctgttctgtttaCATGATCACATAATTTAACTGAAGATGGTTCTACGGATGTCATGGTTATATTTGAAATGGACAGTTAATTAGACTTCCAAAGTGCAGATTCTGATCTGACACTCAGAAGCCTTCTGATGGACAGTAAAACAACTCAACTATATTTACTGCTGCAACCCTCAGACcacagagggaagaggagaaggagggaaatAAACtaagaaaaggagagaaagatgTCGGGAAGGGAACATTATGAGAAAGCACAGAAACAAACAAGAACACTGACACGTTTCTACCCTGTTTCATCTTATTTTTGTTCCGTTTAAAAGCACCATCAATTATtaatatgtgtgagagagagagagaaagagagagagagaaaggaaagttTGATCCCTACTTTATTCTCTAACCCTAAAACCGTTGATGATGACTCAGTATTCTGTTCCTCTGATGTTGCGTGTCTTAGTGTGTGTAATCCGCCGGTAGTTGGTTCTATCATGTACAGCATTTACGCTAAGGCGATCCCTGCCATGGTTTAATGTATAAAGGTTTTccttcacgtctccatctcatcAGTTTGTCTCCTGTTCTGATCTGTTGTTTTTGTCAAGATGATGAGACAGGAGAGAAACACACCAATAAATATTGTTTTGTCTACAAAGTGACTGATGATTATTGTCTTCTATACAGTAATGCAGGAATAGCTGCTATTTCTTAATTGGTTGACACCATTGCCCTCTGCTGGTCAGTGAGTGTCACAGTTTTACCTCTAAATTCAGGGGGAAACCCAAGTTATTTGTAATGGGGAGGGACAGGGAGTTTtctgtaaaaacatgtttttgtttaATGGCTTTCCAATTCATTACTTTCACTGAAAAAACTATGGGAGAGAAAAATGTAAAAAGAGAAAATGAACAGCAACAAAACAGTTATGCACAGACCTACACTAGGGCCTGAAGTATGTCTTGGTTAGGGAAAACTCCTAGCCTTAGGTCATACTACAAAACATACAGTTTTATGAACCAGAATGCTAAATTATGGCACCTCGAGGTGTCTCTTGAGGTCCTggatctctctctccatgtgatAGATATCATCAGACAACTGCCTGTGGCCGGACTGGGCCTTCATCAGTTGGCAGTGGAGACGCTTCACGATGGCATCATACCGTCTGTTCTGGATCTGAGAACAACACACTTGGGTTTTAAACAGACATTGTACTTTTTGATTTTTGTTGACAATGTCCTGCATTTCTTTCCTTTTTGTATGTACAACACTTTGAGCTGCATGTTCGAAAGGTACCAGATAAATAGTTATTCTTATTATGAATACTGTACATGGTGGGTCTTTATCTAACATAAACTGTCTGGAGTGAGTTATTTTCTGTTGGATGAGAGGAAAAAGAGGGTGAGTGAGCATCAGACAATAGGGATTCACTACCATACCTCGATATGCTTCTTGATCAGTGTGTGACTCTCAAACTCCTTCAGGATGAGCTCTCTTCTCTCAGTCACCATCTTCCTCCGGTCTGAGATCTGCCCCCTCATGTCATCCATCTCTTTCTGTCAAGTGATTGCAGTTTTATTATTGATTCACGATAACAACTTGCGAACAGATGAATTGGAGAAGACAGGAATCTCAggaccaaattattattattttttaacataTCCCATATGACTGTAATCTGTCAACATCTACACTGGTTCCTCAGCTGCTCTGACCTGTGCCTGCTTCACAGCGTTCCCCTCTGGGTTCTCCAGGTCGGccctcagctcctctctcctctctgtgagcACTCTGACCAGAGCCCTCTTCTCCACTAGCTCCCTGTGAGCCTTCGTCTGGCTCTCCGCTTGCAAGACGGCTGTCCGGTGACCCTCCATCTTGTTCCGGTAGGTGTTGTAACCGGCCAGCACGCAGATGgagttgtcctcctcttcctcgatCAGCAGTCGGAGCTCTGTGTTTTCGTTGTAGACGGTGATGGAACGCAAGCCCAGGTCTTGCATGTGTCGCTGCAGGTGTTCCATCTCACCCTCCAGGATGAGAATCTGCCTCACATTGGATTTTAACTCCACTTCAGCTTCTTTGACTTTCTTCTCAATGTCTGATAGTATGGCCTGGTAGCAGATGAAAACAACATTGCTTTACACTGAGTGTTAAAACAAATGTTCTAATATTAATGTTGCatggaaaatatatataatttaagcAGCAAAAATGACAGTGTTCCTGGAGTTTTAAAATGTTAACGTTACTGGTCAGTGTGTTAGCAGGTAAGGATAGATTCACCTGGAGAGAGCTGAGCACTTGTTGTTTCTCCTGGAGGGCCACAATCTGGGCATATCCTTGTTGAGAGACGTCTTCTAAAGCTTGTGTTAGAGAGAAGTCAGGCCCTTGGTGTGTCTCTACAGCAATACATGGAAGGGACGCTGTCACGTCTGAAGAAAGAAGGTGGATTGTTGTTAGCTAGTTTAGCTTCCTAAATTAGCTTGTTGTAGTCCTACTAACGTTAACTTTTTAGTATCTCCACCCCCAACGACCTTAGGCCTACTTTGCTGCTGTTTTAGCAACGCATCCCAATATAATACAAA
This genomic stretch from Salvelinus fontinalis isolate EN_2023a chromosome 41, ASM2944872v1, whole genome shotgun sequence harbors:
- the LOC129840323 gene encoding coiled-coil domain-containing protein 122-like, which translates into the protein MANSAGMTLTTIHLLSSDVTASLPCIAVETHQGPDFSLTQALEDVSQQGYAQIVALQEKQQVLSSLQAILSDIEKKVKEAEVELKSNVRQILILEGEMEHLQRHMQDLGLRSITVYNENTELRLLIEEEEDNSICVLAGYNTYRNKMEGHRTAVLQAESQTKAHRELVEKRALVRVLTERREELRADLENPEGNAVKQAQKEMDDMRGQISDRRKMVTERRELILKEFESHTLIKKHIEIQNRRYDAIVKRLHCQLMKAQSGHRQLSDDIYHMEREIQDLKRHLEVP